One Zerene cesonia ecotype Mississippi chromosome 9, Zerene_cesonia_1.1, whole genome shotgun sequence DNA window includes the following coding sequences:
- the LOC119829061 gene encoding protein Abitram, producing the protein MGCNILESIELDSIINHKSFTDRYFAKRFIVNFNGVKNNDIMLMFHSNRIALLCLAPSHFFFKNNQTYKLNFSVGNIDRLRNSVKGKSKKGGQMLTPKSVICKIEYDDGSSFDVPCCMKSTLIEVNEELVVNPELLKKKPDADGFIAIMLSSIAISDATKKELLTYEDYIKVVNDNVSSN; encoded by the coding sequence ATGGGATGTAACATCTTGGAGTCCATAGAATTGGATAGTATTATCAATCATAAGTCATTCACGGATAGGTATTTTGCCAAAAGGTTCATTGTTAATTTCAATGGTGTTAAGAACaatgatattatgttaatgtttcattcaaatcgaATTGCTTTATTATGTCTAGCACCAAgccatttcttttttaaaaacaatcaaacataTAAGCTGAACTTTTCAGTGGGTAATATTGATAGGCTCCGTAATTCTGTGAAAGGTAAAAGTAAGAAAGGTGGACAGATGCTGACTCCCAAGTctgtaatatgtaaaattgagTATGATGATGGTTCCAGTTTTGATGTACCATGTTGTATGAAGAGTACACTTATAGAAGTCAATGAAGAACTAGTGGTGAATCcagaattattaaagaaaaagccTGACGCTGATGGCTTTATTGCGATCATGTTATCAAGTATTGCAATATCTGATGCCACAAAAAAAGAACTTCTAACATATGaagattatataaaagtagttAATGATAATGTTAGTAgtaattag
- the LOC119828910 gene encoding aminomethyltransferase, mitochondrial, protein MVSRRIVNSKNILLATINARAYSDVSKHALKTSLYGLHERYGGKIVDFAGFLLPVQYSDMSVSVSHLFTRSNASIFDVSHMLQTNVHGKDSIDWFESLCPVDLKGMADGTSSLTVFLNDKGGIIDDLIVTRVNENQLYIVSNAGRLDVDKKHMQETSEIYRKKNKDVVVDFYDVSQRALIAVQGPKAAQNLQPLTNIRLEDLTFMTSRIGSVAGVECRITRCGYTGEDGVEISIPAAKADEVTEALLQSKDVKLAGLGARDSLRLEAGLCLYGNDINERVTPVEANLTWLIAKRRRGEANFPGADIILRQIREGVSKRRVGIRLESGAPARKGAVLKNVNGEVIGNITSGCPSPSLGGNVAMGYILEPFKKVGTELKVNVRNKDINCAVAKMPFVPSKYYIKK, encoded by the coding sequence aTGGTTTCGAGACGTATTGTAAattcgaaaaatattttgcttgCAACTATTAACGCGCGTGCTTATAGTGATGTGAGTAAACATGCACTTAAGACTTCTTTATATGGATTACATGAAAGATATGGTGGTAAAATTGTTGATTTTGCTGGCTTTCTCCTGCCCGTTCAATACTCTGATATGAGCGTATCCGTTTCTCACTTATTCACAAGAAGCAATGCATCTATTTTTGATGTCTCTCATATGTTACAAACAAACGTACACGGAAAAGATAGCATTGATTGGTTTGAATCCTTATGTCCTGTAGATCTGAAAGGTATGGCCGATGGTACGAGTTCGTTGacagtatttttaaacgataaGGGCGGTATCATCGATGATTTAATAGTTACGAGAGTTAACGAAAATCAGCTTTACATAGTTTCAAATGCAGGCAGGTTAGATGTAGATAAAAAACACATGCAAGAGACTTCTGAAATCTACcgcaagaaaaataaagatgtGGTTGTAGATTTCTATGATGTTTCTCAAAGAGCACTTATCGCAGTACAAGGTCCTAAGGCTGCACAGAATTTACAACCATTGACAAACATTCGGTTGGAAGATTTAACTTTTATGACGAGCAGAATCGGTTCTGTAGCGGGCGTAGAATGTAGAATAACACGATGTGGATACACTGGTGAGGATGGTGTTGAGATATCAATTCCAGCCGCGAAAGCGGATGAAGTTACTGAAGCATTGTTACAATCAAAAGATGTAAAATTAGCTGGTTTAGGAGCAAGAGACTCATTACGCTTAGAGGCAGGATTGTGTTTATATGGAAACGACATCAATGAAAGAGTAACTCCAGTCGAAGCAAATCTGACTTGGTTAATAGCAAAAAGACGTAGAGGTGAAGCTAATTTTCCCGGAGCAGATATTATTCTACGGCAGATTAGGGAAGGTGTGAGTAAAAGAAGGGTGGGAATCAGACTGGAATCGGGAGCTCCTGCAAGAAAGGGAGCTGTGTTGAAAAATGTGAACGGTGAAGTCATTGGAAATATTACAAGTGGATGCCCTAGTCCTTCACTCGGCGGAAACGTTGCTATGGGATATATTCTAGAGCCCTTTAAAAAAGTTGGTACAGAATTAAAAGTGAACGTAAGAAATAAAGACATCAATTGCGCAGTGGCAAAAATGCCATTTGTACcatcaaaatattacataaagaaataa